DNA sequence from the Candidatus Aegiribacteria sp. genome:
GCGTTTTATTCGACTCGCTACGCTCGCTCAGGGTAAACACACCAGTTCGCTATTCGACCGAAGATCCGAATCGAATGTTACAAAATAGATAAGTAAGCTATTCCCGGCGTGGAACCACTATGAAAGCAAAAGTCACCATGTCGCTTTTATTCGTGGGTGGCACTGTTTGGGACGATGGCGGGGTATTTTGGTACATTATCGGACTTTCTTCTATGAATCAAACGAATGCTTCATTAAAGTTGCCAGGGAGCTGTAGAGTTATCATACTTTCACTTGAAGCGGTTAAGTTTTCAAAAGAATTAGGGATTCATTTACATAATAGAAGCTGAATAGACATTGCATTACAAAACAGAAATTGGATGGTAATAAGTATGAGTTCTGAAAAAGAAATAAATCCGGAGAAAGCAGAAGAGAAAGAAACTGATAAAGAAAAAGAAGAAAAACTTCGAATGCTTGGTTTGGAGCCTTCCGAAACAGCCCATGGAATTAATCTGAAGGATGGAAAATTAGCCTACAAAGCAAGGGTGGGAGTTCTCCCATTAAAAGATGACAAGGGTGAAATCCAAGCGGAGATCTATTTTACTTCTTACGAGATGAATGGAGTGAAAGATTTATCTGAAAGACCTTTGACCTTTGCCTTTAACGGTGGTCCGGGATCATCTTCCGTTTGGCTTCATATGGGTGCATTGGGTCCGAAACGTGTGGTGATGAAACAGGAGGGTTGGATGCCCTCTCCCCCATATCACCTTGAGGATAACGAGAGTACATGGCTCAAGCACACAGACCTCGTGTTTATAGATCCTGTTGGCACAGGCTTCAGTAGAGCTGCAAAGAAGGACTTGTATCAGAAATTTCACAGTTTCGATGGCGATATAGAGTCAGTTGGAAAATTCATACAGCTCTACCTATCCCGGTTCAATCGATGGTCATCACCACTGTTTCTTGCGGGAGAGAGTTATGGCACTACACGGGCTGCTGGACTAGCTGCTGCACTTTTCGGCAAAGGGATAGCATTCAATGGGATTATTCTAATCTCCACTGCATTGGACCTGCGCCCGATCATGTTCAGGGATGATGATGACCTGCCCTTCCAGCTATTTATTCCAACTTATACTGCTGCTGCATGGTACCATAAAAAACTTGATAAGGAGTTGCAGAGTCGGGATCTACCAGATCTTCTTGCTGAGGTAGAGGTTTGGGTTGAGAGTGAACTGACACCGGCACTGATGAAAGGAGACAGAATCAGCGATGAAGAGAGTGCTGATATAGCTGATAAACTCTCTCGATATTCAGGCTTGGAGAAGGATTACATAGTAGGATCCAATCTTCGAATTCATCAGGGAAGGTTCCGCAAGGAATTACTTCGCAGCGAAAAAAGAAGTGTTGGCAGGCTAGACTCTCGTTTCAAGGGGATTGAGGCTGTTGAAGTGAACGACCGACCTGAGTTTGATCCCTCCATGACTTCCATTAAACCTCCTTATACATCGATGCTGAATGATTACCTTCGCCGAGAACTAGGGCTAGATACTGATATGAGCTATGAAGTCATGATGGACCATGATTTTATAAAGAATTGGAAATGGGAGAAGGGCAAACTCCCAAGCACGGGGGAAAAGCTAAGATTATCGATGTCAGTTAATCCATACATGAAAGTGCTCGTAGCACAGGGTTATTATGATCTTGCTACACCTCTTATGGCCACGAAGTATATGGTTTCGCATATGAACGTTGATCTCAAACTAAAGAAAAACATACAAGAGACTTACTATCATGCTGGTCATATGTTCTATCTGGATGAAAAGTGTCTGGATAGCTTCAGCAAAGATGTGCATAGCTTTATTGAGGAAAGCTGTGAAAACCCTGAAGTTTATTAGAATCCAATACTGAAAAAATACAAATATGTTCTTCTAGTAACAGGAATTGATCATGAGATTCCCTTCGACTTATTTCACTCGCTCAAGTTATGCCCTGCGTGGAAGAGAGATATTCCCGAAAACAGAATTAATGTGATTAAGCAGATTACTGATTTCCTGAGTACATCTTGACATCACATACGTAAAACTTTACACTCTATTTGAGTCTACCTCCATTGAAAGGAGGTGAGTTATGAGATTATTCCTTTCCTCTATTCTAATCATATTCCTGTCTTCTTCACTTGCTGATCAACCTTATGAGTTGGGTTCCCGTCACATTCAAGGAACTGGTCCGAGTGAGACCTGGCATACCATATATTTGCAGGATTACAGTTATGAAAATCTGCTAAACGGTTACAGTATCTATGGTGCAGGTGCCCGCTGGGCCTGCGATGATTTCCAGATTAGCGGTCCTGCATGGGTTTGGAAGATAGACATATGGATGATCTGGACAGGAGCACAGGGCTCAACGATGAACCTCATAATCTCCAAAGATGATACCGGCGATTCCGATCCAAATACCAATACCGATTATTGGGTAGAGAGCGTAACTTGCACCAACACATTCACCGGCGACAGTAACTGGGGCTATGATATATATATGACCCACTGCGATCTTATTCCAGTTAATCATCCTATGCTAAACAGCGGCATACACTACTACTTCGAAACCCAGGCTGATGTCGTTGACAATTGTTTCATTCTTGTAAGTCACAATTACAACGGTGACTACTGCTGGTACGATGATGGTTCAGGCATATGGGTGAGATCCGATGTCATATTCGGTCAGGATTCCGACATGTTCTTCTACTTCGATGGACAGTTTCTTGATTTTGAATCTGAAACCTGGGGCAACATCAAGAGCCTCTTCTAAGAAATTCATAACAGTTACTAATTATTCCCATAAATGGAAAGCCCCATGTCGCTTTATTGGTGGGTGGCACCGTTTGGGGTACTGGCGGGGCATCGTGACACATTATCAAACTTTCTTCGATGAATCAGACAAATGCTTAATTAAAGTTGCGGAAGAGATTGAGATTAGTCATACTCTTACATGATTATCTTAGAGTTGATTCAATCAGACGTAGATTAAGAGGAGCATAATGATGAGAATGGTAGTAGCGGTTGTGTGCATTGCTTTTCTTCTGGCGTGTTCCTCCGAGGACAACTTTCATATTGAAAATACAGATGATAACGGTGGAAGTTTGATTAACACCGAGAATCTTGAAGAGCAGGTTTCGGCGCAAAACAATATTCCAGAGCAGACCTATGAACGAACCGGTCCCCAGTCTAGAATAGGAATAGAAGTGCTTCCCGTGTGCATGTATCGTCCCTTACCAGATTACCCTGACAGTGCAAGGGTTAATGGAATTGAAGGCGGTGTCTCAGTGATCCTGTATCTCGATAGCATTGGTACCGTTATGGAGGCTAAAATATATCGATCCAGTGGTTCAGATCTCCTTGATCAGGCTGCCATTGAAGCCGCATGGAATTCAAGATGGACTTCAGCTCAGCGTAACGGGGAAGGTGTCGGGGTATGGACCGCTGTTTTCTATGAATTCGAACTCGACTAATCATGGTGGAGGGGGTAGGATTCACTTCGACTCGAAAAACTCGCTCAGTGTAAACTCACCATTTTGATCTGCGATCAAAGGTCCGAATCGACAACTTCTCTATGAAAGTAAAAGCCCCATGAAGGGGGCATTCACTTTCATGGCGGGGCATCATGATACATTATCGAACTTTCTTCATTGACCCTCCTGATAACAGAATTAAAGTGATTGAACAGTTTGCTGAGCTCCTGGGCACAACCTGATTTCCGCATCTGTTAAAACTATATCCTCGAAGGAATTGAGCAATAGAAGCGTGGAAGCTCTTAAATAAGAAAATTCATGGATATTTGACATGACCATTTGAAATGACCATATTAAGGCGTAATGGAGGTGATTCAATATAAAAACTTTTGCGATAACTGATTTTAAGGCTCATGCTCTTCAGATACTGGGTCGGATTGCGAAAACAAAAGAGTCTGTAGTGATAACTAAGAGAGGAAAGCCATTAGTTGAAGTCATTCCGTTTTCGACCAGCAAACCTGCTCCGGGGAAGTTGTCAGAAGCATTGGTATTTGAGAAGGACATAGTATCACCTCTTGGTGAAGATATGTGGAATGCATGCAAATGAAGTACATACTCGATACACATGTCTGGATCTGGTGGAACATGAATCCACAGCAACTATCCACAGGAGTACGATCATTACTTTCAACCCCAGAACAATATGATTCGCTTCTACTTTCAGCAATTTCTCCATGGGAGTTCAGTAAGCTCCTGGAGAAGAAGAGAATCGGTATCTCCTGTAATCCCGAAGAATGGATTGCCGAAGCATTAGATATGCCTAAACTACGATTTGTACCTTTGACGCCGACCATTGCATATAGATCAACATCACTGCCGCAACCATTCAATGGAGACCCTGCAGATCAGATCATTGTGGCAACAGCCAGAGAGGAAAATGCCACAATATTAACCAAAGACAGAATCATACAGAAGTACGAGCATGTAAGAAGTCTTTGGTAGACTGGAAGGATAGATAAACATTCCGGGAAAGCATACCCTAATAAACCCTCGTCCAGGTTGATCTTCCATTGAAAGCCCCGAATTAACAGCTTCAGCATGAAAGTAAAAGCTCCATGTCGCTTTATTGGTGGGTGGCACCGTTTGGGGCACTGGCGGGGTATCGTGACACATTATCAAACTTTCTTCGTTGATCCTTCCGATAACAGAATTAAAGTGATTAAACAGGTTGCTGAGCTCGTGGTCACTTCTTGACATTCCATACGTAAAACTCTACAATCTATTTGAGTTCATCTTCAGTTTAAGGAGGTGTGCGATGAAGAAATTCCTTTTTACGATGCTATTCTTATCCATAGCTTCTATTCTGGCTGATCAGCCTCTTGTTCTGAGTCCACGTCACGTTCAAGGAACCGGTCCGATTGAGATTGATGGATTGGTTTATTCGCAGACTTACAGTTTTGCAGAACTGTACAACGGTGTTCCCATCTACAGTGCCGGTGACCGCTGGCTCTGCGATGACTTCGAACTTGATGACAACTACTATGTCACAGAGATGTGTGTCTGGATGATCTGGACAGGTGAACAGGCTTCAATGATGAACTTCGTCATCTCCGAAGATATTACCGGTGATTCCGACCCCAACACCAACATCGATGTATGGGCTGAGAGCGTGCCCTGCATCAACACATTCACAGGTGACAGCAACTGGGGTTACAACATCTACGAAACCTACTGCACCATCAATGTAGATGTATATCCTGAGCTTGATGCGGGTGTGCATTACTACTTCGAAACCCAGGCTGACGTTAACGACAACTGCTTCATCCTTTTCGGTATTCACCACATTGCTGACTATTGCTGGAAGGATGACGGTTCAGGTGTATGGCTAAGGTCAGATTACTGGTTCGATATCTGCGATATGTTCTTTGATTTCTACGGAGAGCCAGTGAGTGCTCTGGAACCCGAAACCTGGGGCAGCATCAAGACCCTCTTTTAAGAGATTCATAACAGTTACGAATTAATTCAATAAAGGGAAATCCCATGTCGCTTTTAACAGTGGGTGGCACTGTTCGAGTCATGGCGGAGGGGGTGGGATTCGAACCCACGGACCTCGCATAGGGGGTCAACGGTTTTCGAGACCGTCCCGTTCAACCGCTCCGGCACCCCTCCGCGGGACATGAATATGCCTTGAAAGCTTTCGTTCAGCAAGAGTTTTCCGCTGTAGGCTAACTTCGGGAACAATATCATATTATATTAGTATGAATATACATCACTGACATTAAGCTATTGCAGGATTATAGTTACCCGGAATTAAGAATTAGTTTCAGGAGGATTAAAATTGAGAAAATCAGTTATACCTTTGATATTTCTGGTCATGACTATGGTTATGATCTCTTGCCTTTCGCAGGATCAGATACCGGGCTCCGGACCTGAATTCGACACAGAGCTGACAGTGGATACAGGCTTTACCTATGGTGATATGGCCGAAGGAGAAACTTCAACATTTACTTTGCACTGGACAGCCGATGATGATGCGGAATGGTATGAGATAAGGATATCACCGTATCCCATAGATGATTCCAACTGGGATAATGCGGTACCGATAGCCTCTGTTCCAGCCGGAGACAGCGCCAGAATGGTTGCGCATGTTCAGGTTCAGCCGGAGGTTTTCCAGAACACATGTATATCGTGCGGTTTGTGCGTTGAAGCATGCCCGCAGGATGCAATGCATCTCATTGAGGGGAAAGCTGTTATCGATCTGGACAAGTGCACTGCATGTGGTGAATGTGTTCGTGTATGTCCTGTTAACGCGATATCAGACAGCAGATATGGGCAGGCGTACTTCTTTGCTATCAGAGCAAAAAGTTCTTTAGGTGCCCTGTCGGAAGTGGTCTCGGCATCCGGAAGCTACAGGCTCCGTTACTTCAATGATCCGAGATGGTGCGGTCATTGCGCTAACGAGTGTTACATTCTTCTTGATTACTGTGGCCCTGGATGTCCGGTTGATGCAATCTGGTACACACCGGACTGGAACACACCCGGAGTGGATTCCGGGATGATACATATAGATTACGATAAATGTATTAACTGCGGCCAATGCTTAATCCAGTGCCATGAGTACGGGCTCTGGTCAATGAAAAGACAGGTGGTTGAGGAATGAAGAACTTTCTTCCAGTGATTTTTCTGATACTGACTTCTTTAGCTGCCGGTTCGGTTGTTTACTCACAGGATTCAAACGGTGGTCTTATCCAGTGGGATCCGGTGGAAGGTGATTACCAGCACCTTATACTGAGAGGGTCTCAGATGGAGTACGATGCTGACTCTCCTGACTGGGGCGCGGTGTTTGCTACGATTTATCCCGATTCAGCAGGCGTGTTTCCAGGCTCGGTAATGATTGAAGGGGCATTTATCGTTGAGCCGGGCGGCTGCATATCGTGCGAGCTCTGTATTGATGCATGTCCCGTAGGCGCGATTACAATGGGCACTGACGGCAATGCGATAATAGATGCCGGACTGTGCATAGCCTGTGGTCTGTGCACATATGTCTGTCCTGTCAATACCATATTCGCGCCATCAACCAGAACACATTTTGCACTGTTCGGTGTGTCCGAAGAAGGTACGGAAATCTTCCTTCAGGGGATTGAACAATGAGCCGAAAAGCACTTATTCTCACTTCGATACTGCTTCTGGTCATTGTGTCATTAGCTGTAGCAGAGATTGCTTACAGGGTTGATCGAGCCAGATGTACCGGCTGCGGAGATTGTGAACTCGTATGTCCGGTTGGCGCGATAGAGATCATCGATGGCAAATCACA
Encoded proteins:
- a CDS encoding peptidase S10 — protein: MSSEKEINPEKAEEKETDKEKEEKLRMLGLEPSETAHGINLKDGKLAYKARVGVLPLKDDKGEIQAEIYFTSYEMNGVKDLSERPLTFAFNGGPGSSSVWLHMGALGPKRVVMKQEGWMPSPPYHLEDNESTWLKHTDLVFIDPVGTGFSRAAKKDLYQKFHSFDGDIESVGKFIQLYLSRFNRWSSPLFLAGESYGTTRAAGLAAALFGKGIAFNGIILISTALDLRPIMFRDDDDLPFQLFIPTYTAAAWYHKKLDKELQSRDLPDLLAEVEVWVESELTPALMKGDRISDEESADIADKLSRYSGLEKDYIVGSNLRIHQGRFRKELLRSEKRSVGRLDSRFKGIEAVEVNDRPEFDPSMTSIKPPYTSMLNDYLRRELGLDTDMSYEVMMDHDFIKNWKWEKGKLPSTGEKLRLSMSVNPYMKVLVAQGYYDLATPLMATKYMVSHMNVDLKLKKNIQETYYHAGHMFYLDEKCLDSFSKDVHSFIEESCENPEVY
- a CDS encoding energy transducer TonB, which gives rise to MMRMVVAVVCIAFLLACSSEDNFHIENTDDNGGSLINTENLEEQVSAQNNIPEQTYERTGPQSRIGIEVLPVCMYRPLPDYPDSARVNGIEGGVSVILYLDSIGTVMEAKIYRSSGSDLLDQAAIEAAWNSRWTSAQRNGEGVGVWTAVFYEFELD
- a CDS encoding type II toxin-antitoxin system Phd/YefM family antitoxin produces the protein MKTFAITDFKAHALQILGRIAKTKESVVITKRGKPLVEVIPFSTSKPAPGKLSEALVFEKDIVSPLGEDMWNACK
- a CDS encoding type II toxin-antitoxin system VapC family toxin; this translates as MKYILDTHVWIWWNMNPQQLSTGVRSLLSTPEQYDSLLLSAISPWEFSKLLEKKRIGISCNPEEWIAEALDMPKLRFVPLTPTIAYRSTSLPQPFNGDPADQIIVATAREENATILTKDRIIQKYEHVRSLW
- a CDS encoding 4Fe-4S binding protein; the protein is MRKSVIPLIFLVMTMVMISCLSQDQIPGSGPEFDTELTVDTGFTYGDMAEGETSTFTLHWTADDDAEWYEIRISPYPIDDSNWDNAVPIASVPAGDSARMVAHVQVQPEVFQNTCISCGLCVEACPQDAMHLIEGKAVIDLDKCTACGECVRVCPVNAISDSRYGQAYFFAIRAKSSLGALSEVVSASGSYRLRYFNDPRWCGHCANECYILLDYCGPGCPVDAIWYTPDWNTPGVDSGMIHIDYDKCINCGQCLIQCHEYGLWSMKRQVVEE
- a CDS encoding 4Fe-4S binding protein, coding for MIEGAFIVEPGGCISCELCIDACPVGAITMGTDGNAIIDAGLCIACGLCTYVCPVNTIFAPSTRTHFALFGVSEEGTEIFLQGIEQ
- a CDS encoding 4Fe-4S binding protein, producing MAYRVDRARCTGCGDCELVCPVGAIEIIDGKSHIDPQTCIGCGFCQGVCSYDAIR